Proteins from a genomic interval of Loxodonta africana isolate mLoxAfr1 chromosome 25, mLoxAfr1.hap2, whole genome shotgun sequence:
- the TMEM63A gene encoding CSC1-like protein 1 isoform X10, with protein MVWRGCHPLPVLPEAHHWSAGGGQLLVPVRHPTRQPLRKLAGTNLLWLHTVFAVIYLILTVGFMRHHTQSIRYKAESLVRRTLFITGLPRDANKEKVESHFRWRLEGGLFCEKKITCATLDAYPTCQVVEVQLCYNVAKLIYLCKERKKTEKSLTYYTNLQVKTGQRVLINPKTCGQFCCCEVPGCEGQEDAISYYTHLKDGLMEKIAEEECRVQYQPLGMAFVTFQEKSMATHILKDFNACKCQGLQCKGEPQPSSHSRELCTSKWTVTFATYPEDICWKNLSIQGLRWWLQWLGINFTLFLGLFFLTTPSIILSTIDKFNVTKPIHALNNPVISQFFPTLLLWSFSALLPTIVYYSTLLESHWTKSGENWIMMTKVYIFLIFMVLILPSLGLTSLDFFFRWLFDKTFSEASVRLECVFLPDQGAFFVNYVIASAFIGNAMELLRLPGLILYTFRMIMAKTAADRRNVKQNQAFEYEFGAMYAWMLCVFTVIVAYSITCPIIAPFGLVYILLKHMVDRHNLYFIYLPAKLEKKIHFAAVNQALAAPILCLFWLFFFSFLRLGLKAPATLFTFLVVLLTILVCLAYTCFGCFKHLSPLNYKGVCSGRSVLCIVAMFGCYLQTEESASDKGSEAEAPVPPPFTPYVPRILNSLASEKTALSSQQQQTYGAIHNISGALPGQWLAQNPADSMAATDQEA; from the exons ATGGTGTGGAGAGGATGCCATCCACTACCTGTCCTTCCAGAGGCACATCATTGGTCTGCTGGTGGTGGTCAGCTTCTTGTCCCTGTGCGTCATCCTACCCGTCAACCTCTCAGGAAACTTGCTGG CACCAACCTTCTCTGGCTGCACACTGTCTTCGCCGTCATCTACCTTATCCTCACCGTGGGCTTCATGCGGCACCACACCCAGTCCATCAGGTACAAAGCAGAGAGCCTG GTGAGACGGACCCTGTTCATCACAGGGCTCCCCAGAGATGCCAACAAGGAGAAGGTGGAGAGCCACTTCCG GTGGAGGCTGGAAGGAGGCCTTTTCTGTGAGAAGAAAATTACGTGTGCAACGCT GGACGCATACCCCACGTGCCAGGTGGTGGAGGTCCAGCTGTGCTATAATGTGGCCAAGCTGATTTATCTGTGCAAGGAGAG GAAGAAGACGGAGAAGAGCCTGACCTATTACACAAACCTGCAGGTGAAGACAGGCCAGCGGGTCCTTATCAATCCCAAGACCTGTGGCCAGTTCTGCTGCTGTGAAGTGCCGGGGTGTGAGG GGCAGGAGGACGCCATCTCTTACTACACACACTTGAAGGACGGGCTGATGGAGAAAATCGCAGAGGAGGAATGCAGGGTCCAGTACCAGCCCTTGGGTATGGCCTTCGTCACCTTCCAGGAGAAGTCCATGGCCACCCA CATCCTGAAGGATTTCAATGCCTGCAAGTGTCAGGGCCTCCAGTGCAAAGGGGAGCCCCAGCCATCTTCCCACAGCAGAGAGCTCTGTACCTCCAAGTGGACCGTCACCTTCGCCACTTACCCCGAGGACATCTGCTG GAAGAACCTCTCAATCCAGGGCCTCCGCTGGTGGCTGCAGTGGCTGGGCATCAACTTCACTCTCTTCCTGGGGCTCTTTTTCCTGACCACACCCTCCATCATCCTGTCCACCATAGACAAGTTCAATGTCACCAAGCCCATCCATGCACTGAAT AACCCGGTCATCAGCCAGTTCTTCCCAACCCTCCTCCTGTGGTCATTCTCTGCCCTGCTCCCAACCATCGTCTACTACTCCACACTGCTGGAGTCTCACTGGACCAA GTCAGGGGAAAACTGGATCATGATGACCAAGGTCTACATTTTCCTGATCTTCATGGTGCTGATCCTGCCCTCTCTAGGCCTCACCAG CCTGGATTTTTTCTTCCGGTGGCTCTTTGACAAAACTTTCTCAGAGGCCTCTGTCAGATTGGA GTGTGTCTTCCTGCCTGACCAGGGCGCCTTCTTTGTGAACTACGTCATCGCCTCGGCCTTCATTGGCAATGCCATGGAGCTGCTGCGGCTGCCAGGCCTCATCCTCTATACTTTTCGCATGATCATGGCCAAGACAGCCGCTGACCGAAGGAACGTCAAGCAG AACCAGGCCTTCGAGTATGAGTTTGGTGCCATGTACGCGTGGATGCTGTGTGTCTTCACTGTCATTGTGGCCTACAGCATCACCTGTCCTATCATCGCGCCATTCG GCCTCGTCTACATCCTGCTCAAGCACATGGTGGACCGGCACAACCTCTACTTCATCTACCTTCCGGCCAAGCTGGAGAAGAAGATCCACTTCGCCGCCGTGAACCAGGCCTTGGCAGCTCCCATCCTGTGCCTTTTCTGgctcttcttcttctccttcctgcGCCTGG GTCTGAAGGCCCCCGCCACTCTGTTCACCTTCCTGGTGGTGCTGCTCACCATCCTGGTCTGCCTGGCCTACACCTGCTTTGGATGCTTCAAGCACCTCAGCCCTCTGAACTATAAG GGTGTTTGTTCCGGAAGATCAGTTTTGTGTATCGTTGCAATGTTTGGCTGTTACCTGCAGACAGAAGAATCAGCAAGTGACAAAGGAAGTGAAGCCGAGGCCCCCGTGCCCCCACCATTCACA CCATACGTGCCCCGGATTCTGAACAGCTTGGCCTCGGAGAAGACAGCTCTGTCCTCACAGCAGCAGCAGACATACGGTGCCATTCACAACATCAGCGGGGCTCTCCCAGGGCAGTGGTTGGCCCAGAACCCTGCAGACAGCATGGCTGCCACTGACCAGGAGGCCTGA